A region of the Thioploca ingrica genome:
AAAATTTTCTTCACCCTGGCTGGGGGATGCATCGGATGAACGTAAACCGTTGGCCATAACCAATAAGTATCATCGGGATAACAAAAATTAAGAATAGCTGATTCCGAAGCGATACTGTTGGGGATACTTAAGATACAATCAGCCCGGTTTCTTATCCGGGTGGTTCGCCAAGTAATATCGACGATTTCTCCTTCTTCATAGGAACCAATTTTTACCCAATCACCAATTCTAAAAGGTCTTTCTATATTAATGGCAATTCCGGAAAAGATATTAGAAATATTAATTTGAATAGCCAAACCAATAATCATCGCAATCACTCCGGAAGTGGCTAAGATACTGGTCAATTGTTGTTCATAGACAAAAGCAATGATGCCAACTACGGCTAGAAAGTAAATTATAAAGGCGAGAAATAACCGCACAATATTTGGAATGAGACGACCGGTTTTTTCTTCTATCGGGGTCCAAATAAAGCTTTCTGAGGCTAAATTGAGCAGAAAAGCGGGAATAAGCCACCACAAGATATCAAAAATTCGAATAATGGATTTTATTTCATAAATATCGAGTTGGTCAGCGAGTCCTTTTATTAAGAGAACCTCACCGGATAACAATAAAATAAAAGCTAAAATCGCTTGTAAAAACCAGACTAATTTAGATAAGTGCCTAAATTTTTTGGAAAAAATATTTAAGACTAAAATCACGATAATACTTGAGATCAGGAGGTTATAAGCATATCGTTCTGGAATAGTTCCGCGCAAAGTAAATTCGTTTTTCTTAATTTCAATCCCAGCGTTAAAGCGGGAATATTCAATCGTTCCACCTTGAACATTTAAATAATTCGGATCACCTAAAGAAAATTTCTTAGCCACATCTTGAAAGAACCGCACTTGGTCAAGCAACCAGCCACTGGCTGGACTGAGAACTTGAGTTTCCTTCATAGTCTTTAATGGATCGCTTCCCATTCCCAATAAATCAGTCACATAAATCAAGTTATTGCGGGTAAAATAACGGTGATGAAATTGAACTCCTAAAATATGTTGTTTATAAGCATATTGACTGGTTAGAAAATCCGCCCGAAACCGACTTCTGACTTTATAAATATGATATTGAATTCTATCTTTCTCTTTGCTATCAATCAGTTTCATGATACCTTGGTTGGCTTTATCCAGGTTGGTTTTACCCTTAGCCGAATCTCGTTGCATTTCCGGTTTATTATCAACAAATTCCATTTCACCGATACCATTAGAAAATTCAATTTGTTGTGGCTTAAATTCGGTTTCACTTTTACTATTAGCGTTCCCGGTTGCTGATAGAGTCGCTTCGGTTTTTCTGTCACCTTGAAACCGAAACCATAAATCAAAATCTAAATTAAAGGTTAGCGTTTTAAGGTCAAAGTCACTAATTTCATTTATTTTAATCCCCGTATAGACCACGTTAGTTTTATACATGTACTTGTTATCAATAAGTAGCACTCTTTCATCTTGTACAGCTTGATCAAGATCACTTATTTCATTGGGATTCCTCACGACCTGAAATTGGGTTAAAGCGGAAATCAATTGTTTATTTTTATAGACACCAATCGCGACCGGTTTTTGAGCATTGCGATTCTCATCAAAATAATTGAAGCCGGTGGTTCCTTCTAACGCATCATGGCTATTGGTATAACTGGCTAACTTGTCACGAATTTTCTGGCGATCAGTGGCTAACGTGGTGGGTTCGCCTTTAATGCCAGCTTCACTGATCGCTTTGACTAAAATCATAGCGGTATCATACGCATAGGCGGCTGACCAATCGGGGTCATTATGATATTTTTTTTGGTAGGCATCTTTAAAGAGTTGAGCTTTTTCATTAGCCGTATCAAACAGCAAGGGAGTAGCAACATAAATATCATTGGTATAATGACCCGGATTCGCCTTTTCTTCCGCAAAGTCATTAAACCCATTAACAAAGGTTTGCTCGGAAAAACTGGATTCACCCAGAATCGGATTAGTAATCCCAGCCGATTTAATCAATTTGACTAATTCAACTCCCTCACTGGCTTGAACGGATAAGAAAATGGCACCCGCTTGATCTTTATTGTTCTTTAGTTGCTCAACGAATTTACTAAACTCTTCTTTTTGTTGAGGATTATTAGGTTCAAATGCCCATTCGTTTTGAACTTGCATTTGTAATTGGTTCGCGGTTTCTTTAAATACTTTTGCCAAATAAGCACCATAAGATGCGGTTTCATGAATAATGGTGACTTGATTCAATTTCAGGATTTTATTGACATAATAGGCAAGAAATTGACCCGAATCCTTGGTTGTATAAATATTTCTAAAATACCATTCATTCCCTTTAGTAACACCGGGATCCACCGAACCAGGGGTAATGGCTGGAATACCATATTTTTTATAGGTTTCACCCCCTTTAGTGGAACAACTACTATACCAATGTCCTATCACGGCTAGCACTTGGTTCTCAGCGACGATTCGCTCAGCTTCATCTTTAGCCGTTGTGGCGCACTCATTTTTGTCATCAAAGCGAATTAATTCAATTTTTTTACCCTTGAGTTTATCTCTTTTTTTATTGATTTCTTCAAAATAAAGTTCCACTGCTCGCGCCATAATTTGACCCGCTGTCGGTTCGGTTTCACTTTTACCTTGTTCTGACATGGGACCAATAAAAGCAACGTAGATCGTTTCTTCTTTAGGTTTGAAATAGCTTTGGTAAAGTGC
Encoded here:
- a CDS encoding MscS Mechanosensitive ion channel — encoded protein: MKLNVIMLGLLILVVLIGALYQSYFKPKEETIYVAFIGPMSEQGKSETEPTAGQIMARAVELYFEEINKKRDKLKGKKIELIRFDDKNECATTAKDEAERIVAENQVLAVIGHWYSSCSTKGGETYKKYGIPAITPGSVDPGVTKGNEWYFRNIYTTKDSGQFLAYYVNKILKLNQVTIIHETASYGAYLAKVFKETANQLQMQVQNEWAFEPNNPQQKEEFSKFVEQLKNNKDQAGAIFLSVQASEGVELVKLIKSAGITNPILGESSFSEQTFVNGFNDFAEEKANPGHYTNDIYVATPLLFDTANEKAQLFKDAYQKKYHNDPDWSAAYAYDTAMILVKAISEAGIKGEPTTLATDRQKIRDKLASYTNSHDALEGTTGFNYFDENRNAQKPVAIGVYKNKQLISALTQFQVVRNPNEISDLDQAVQDERVLLIDNKYMYKTNVVYTGIKINEISDFDLKTLTFNLDFDLWFRFQGDRKTEATLSATGNANSKSETEFKPQQIEFSNGIGEMEFVDNKPEMQRDSAKGKTNLDKANQGIMKLIDSKEKDRIQYHIYKVRSRFRADFLTSQYAYKQHILGVQFHHRYFTRNNLIYVTDLLGMGSDPLKTMKETQVLSPASGWLLDQVRFFQDVAKKFSLGDPNYLNVQGGTIEYSRFNAGIEIKKNEFTLRGTIPERYAYNLLISSIIVILVLNIFSKKFRHLSKLVWFLQAILAFILLLSGEVLLIKGLADQLDIYEIKSIIRIFDILWWLIPAFLLNLASESFIWTPIEEKTGRLIPNIVRLFLAFIIYFLAVVGIIAFVYEQQLTSILATSGVIAMIIGLAIQINISNIFSGIAINIERPFRIGDWVKIGSYEEGEIVDITWRTTRIRNRADCILSIPNSIASESAILNFCYPDDTYWLWPTVYVHPMHPPARVKKILLDALLSAEKVLKDPEPVVIFTGINEWAASYWIAFCADDYASKFTILEDVWTRVWFHLNRAGITPAVQRQEIHWFKGIKERGGEEATKPITLLQEIDIFKPFSEKAKFYLSERIGRQRFQAHETIVKQGDRGNSLFIIVEGVVSVQVLTEEGKNKEVARLGAGNFFGEMALLTGEDRTATVVALVDTYLFELTKTDIKPLLEEQPEVSEMISKVLTQRQLSTISQIHEQHDIEIETEAVYKRFLNRIENFFGLGERQ